The following are from one region of the Procambarus clarkii isolate CNS0578487 unplaced genomic scaffold, FALCON_Pclarkii_2.0 HiC_scaffold_107, whole genome shotgun sequence genome:
- the LOC138349645 gene encoding uncharacterized protein, giving the protein MNEEKGWSLRADYCTHEVDTLTAVGRAAATMTDTGSTLGSRPRCRRLPTSHTRPEASLTGLVPVRAGSSDDQSYDIVHSAPTWVYNPCSTPCLLNTKLLLGQYPILTPDITRRCRPCSCEKQASPRRRQQFPRTSCPATVRTLFNSLQPATRRTYRAKWVEYAAYVSAGRRGECPFDAAPSTLVNFLQSLLSRGLAYRSLHAYLAAIAFVCKLHGRRDPTRQFLVTQLLKGARNSAQRAPARRLPVTRSLLHRLLRALGGVCNSAYEKSCYRALFSLAFHACLRPGEAVYVEHGRHTLNLEQVSLTTAGIYSVWQ; this is encoded by the exons ATGAACGAGGAAAAGGGATGGAGCCTGAGGGCAGACTACTGCACCCATGAAGTCGACACCCTCACCGCTGTGGGGCGGGCCGCAGCGACAATGACGGACACGGGGTCGACCCTGGGGAGTCGGCCTCGGTGTAGGCGGCTTCCCACTTCCCACACCCGCCCTGAGGCCAGCCTTACAGGATTGGTCCCTGTGAGGGCGGGCTCCAGCGATGACCAGTCTTACGACATCGTGCACAGCGCCCCTACTTGGGTGTACAATCCCTGTTCAACTCCCtgcttactcaacacaaagctgctattaggacaatatccaattctgaccccagacatcactcg ACGCTGCCGCCCTTGTTCCTGCGAGAAGCAGGCCTCGCCGAGACGCCGACAACAGTTCCCGCGCACCTCCTGCCCTGCAACTGTGAGGACCCTATTCAACTCCCTGCAGCCAGCGACGAGGCGTACTTACAGGGCTAAGTGGGTGGAGTacgccgcctacgtctcggcaggGCGGCGAGGAGAATGCCCCTTTGATGCTGCACCTTCGACTCTGGTGAACTTCCTGCAATCTCTGCTCTCGCGGGGCCTGGCTTACCGCTCTCTGCACGCCTATCTAGCGGCCATCGCCTTCGTCTGCAAGCTACACGGTAGGAGGGACCCAACTCGGCAGTTCCTGGTCACCCAACTCCTCAAAGGGGCACGTAACTCCGCACAGCGGGCCCCTGCACGGCGTCTCCCTGTGACGAGGAGCCTCCTGCATCGCCTGCTGCGGGCACTGGGAGGCGTATGTAACTCTGCCTATGAGAAGTCTTGCTACAGGGCGCTCTTCTCCCTGGCTTTCCACGCCTGCCTACGCCCGGGTGAGGCGGTCTACGTGGAGCATGGACGACACACGCTCAACCTTGAGCAGGTATCACTTACGACGGCAGgaatatattctgtttggcaataa